A single Kineococcus endophyticus DNA region contains:
- a CDS encoding integrase core domain-containing protein, protein SNTERAQALAPWLEHYNTGRRHSALGGLPPISRLSPT, encoded by the coding sequence CAGCAACACCGAGCGCGCCCAGGCACTTGCCCCGTGGCTGGAGCACTACAACACTGGCCGCCGTCACAGCGCCCTCGGTGGCCTGCCCCCGATCAGCCGCCTGTCACCAACGTGA